A window of Halomonas sp. H10-9-1 contains these coding sequences:
- a CDS encoding DUF4139 domain-containing protein: protein MPVRDPSSRRGRCHSPLRIAAALAALWPMGAALAEALPVEAVTLSSGGLAEVQRSTTLDGDGTLLLEVPLEQVDDVLKSLVVRDPAGRLRGLSLDGLATQEETFRRLPFGPEDLGSVARLAATLQGVEVRVSAAGQHLEGVLLGVAMSDPDDQGRRVATLSLLDEEGAVATLRLGDDARLDILDATLRERLVQAAEVSGRARTDQIRRIAIALEGEGEREVSLTYVVAAPVWKSAYRLLLEADDRARLQAWSVIENASGSDWDDVALTLSSGAPVTLTQRLLERYWPTRPEVPVSADAIAPVRADEGAIAEPRAARLESAMAFGAAAGDRVQSAAAPPASRPQVRDSATAATWRLPVPVDLDAGRTLSLPFIDAELPARRVSLYQPERGERHPVAAVRLENTTDAWLPPGLVTVYDAEVGHVGDVDLPGIPAGETRLASFAADRQVRVVESSRPEERLERMVIVDGALRLTHLSRRLTRYVVENDAREAREVLIEHPRREGWQFASDALAESTPSHHRLSLGLAAGESGEVEALETLTRRQSVALADAGEAQLVQWREAAEGETAEGLAAVLERRRALAEVERRLARIGQELERAAEGQARIRDNLGAVGTDNDLGQRYLADLEAAEERIAELESRRAGAEAEREERREALAETLRELP, encoded by the coding sequence ATGCCAGTCAGGGATCCATCATCTCGGCGCGGCCGCTGCCATTCCCCCCTGCGCATCGCCGCCGCCCTGGCCGCCCTCTGGCCGATGGGCGCGGCCCTGGCCGAGGCGCTGCCGGTAGAGGCGGTGACCCTCTCCTCCGGCGGACTGGCCGAGGTGCAGCGCAGCACCACCCTCGACGGGGACGGAACCCTGCTGCTGGAGGTGCCCCTCGAGCAGGTCGACGATGTGCTCAAGAGCCTGGTGGTACGTGACCCTGCAGGGCGCCTGCGGGGCCTCAGCCTCGATGGCCTGGCCACCCAGGAGGAGACGTTTCGCCGGCTGCCCTTCGGGCCCGAGGACCTGGGATCGGTGGCGCGCCTGGCCGCGACCCTCCAGGGGGTGGAGGTGCGCGTCAGCGCCGCTGGTCAGCATCTCGAGGGGGTGCTGCTGGGCGTCGCCATGAGCGATCCCGACGACCAGGGGCGCCGCGTCGCCACCCTGTCGCTGCTCGATGAGGAGGGCGCTGTGGCGACGCTGCGCCTGGGCGACGATGCGCGCCTGGATATCCTCGATGCGACCCTGCGCGAGCGCCTGGTCCAGGCCGCCGAGGTCAGCGGCCGGGCACGCACCGATCAGATACGCCGCATCGCCATCGCCCTGGAGGGGGAGGGCGAGCGTGAGGTGTCGCTGACCTATGTGGTGGCCGCCCCGGTCTGGAAGAGCGCCTACCGCCTGCTGCTCGAGGCCGACGACAGGGCGCGGCTGCAGGCCTGGTCGGTGATCGAGAACGCCAGCGGCAGCGACTGGGACGACGTCGCCCTGACCCTCTCCAGCGGCGCCCCGGTGACCCTGACCCAGCGCCTGCTGGAGCGCTACTGGCCGACCCGCCCGGAGGTGCCGGTAAGCGCCGATGCCATCGCGCCGGTGCGCGCCGACGAGGGTGCCATCGCCGAGCCTCGCGCGGCCCGCCTGGAGTCGGCCATGGCCTTCGGCGCCGCGGCCGGGGATCGCGTCCAGTCCGCCGCGGCCCCGCCCGCCTCGCGCCCCCAGGTGCGCGACAGCGCCACCGCGGCCACCTGGCGGTTGCCCGTCCCGGTGGACCTCGACGCCGGTCGCACCCTGTCACTGCCCTTTATCGATGCCGAGCTGCCGGCGCGGCGCGTTTCTCTCTACCAGCCCGAGCGTGGCGAGCGCCATCCGGTCGCCGCGGTGCGCCTGGAGAACACCACCGACGCCTGGCTGCCGCCGGGACTGGTCACCGTGTATGACGCCGAGGTCGGCCATGTGGGGGATGTCGACCTGCCCGGTATCCCGGCTGGCGAGACGCGGCTGGCGAGCTTCGCCGCCGACCGCCAGGTGCGGGTGGTGGAGAGTTCACGCCCCGAGGAGCGGCTCGAGCGGATGGTGATCGTCGACGGCGCTCTGCGCCTCACCCACCTGTCGCGGCGTCTCACCCGCTATGTGGTGGAGAACGACGCCCGCGAGGCTCGCGAGGTGCTGATCGAGCACCCGCGCCGTGAGGGTTGGCAGTTCGCCTCGGATGCCCTGGCCGAGAGCACGCCGAGCCACCACCGCCTGTCGCTGGGACTGGCCGCCGGCGAGAGCGGCGAGGTGGAGGCGCTCGAGACGCTGACGCGTCGCCAGAGCGTGGCCCTGGCCGATGCCGGCGAGGCGCAACTGGTGCAGTGGCGTGAGGCCGCCGAGGGAGAGACCGCCGAAGGGCTCGCCGCGGTGCTGGAGCGGCGCCGGGCCCTGGCCGAAGTGGAGCGCCGGCTCGCGCGCATCGGCCAGGAGCTGGAACGCGCCGCCGAGGGCCAGGCACGGATCCGCGACAACCTGGGGGCGGTGGGCACCGACAACGACCTCGGGCAGCGCTACCTGGCCGATCTCGAGGCCGCGGAGGAGCGCATCGCCGAGCTGGAATCCCGACGCGCCGGTGCCGAGGCCGAGCGCGAGGAGCGCCGTGAGGCGCTCGCCGAGACCCTGCGTGAACTGCCCTGA
- a CDS encoding adenosine deaminase yields the protein MRDFLTRLPKVELHLHIEGSLEPELMFALAERNGVALPYASVEAARAAYDFRDLQSFLDLYYQGMSVLQTAADFHDLAMDYFRRARAEGVVHVEMHVDPQAHLARGIELPVVMEGLSLARREAARELGLSSALIMAFLRDRDADEAVQVLEAAAPYWETLDAVGLDSAELGNPPEKFVEAFERARRLGIPRVAHAGEEGPPEYIRSALDRLDVCRIDHGVRCLEDPELVARLRDEQTVLTVCPLSNVRLRVVERLADHPLPQLLAEGLNVTLNSDDPAYFGGGLLDNFLACQRAFGWDEATCRRLAGNAIEAAFVDEGRREELRRLLAEA from the coding sequence ATGCGTGACTTCCTGACCCGCCTGCCCAAGGTCGAGCTGCACCTGCATATCGAGGGCTCGCTGGAGCCCGAGCTGATGTTCGCCCTGGCCGAGCGCAATGGGGTCGCGCTGCCCTACGCCTCGGTGGAGGCGGCCCGTGCCGCTTATGACTTCCGCGATCTGCAGTCCTTCCTCGATCTCTATTACCAGGGCATGAGCGTGCTCCAGACCGCCGCCGACTTCCATGACCTGGCGATGGACTACTTTCGTCGCGCCCGCGCCGAGGGGGTGGTGCACGTTGAGATGCACGTCGACCCCCAGGCGCACCTGGCCCGCGGCATCGAGCTGCCGGTGGTCATGGAAGGGCTCTCCCTGGCGAGGCGTGAGGCGGCCCGGGAGCTGGGGCTTTCCAGCGCCCTGATCATGGCCTTCCTGCGCGATCGTGACGCCGATGAGGCGGTGCAGGTACTCGAGGCGGCGGCGCCCTACTGGGAGACCCTCGACGCGGTGGGCCTGGACAGCGCCGAGCTTGGCAATCCGCCCGAGAAGTTCGTCGAGGCATTCGAGCGCGCTCGGCGCCTGGGCATCCCGCGGGTGGCCCACGCCGGCGAGGAGGGGCCGCCGGAGTATATTCGCAGCGCCCTCGACCGGCTCGATGTCTGCCGCATCGATCACGGGGTGCGCTGCCTGGAGGATCCCGAGCTGGTCGCCCGCCTGCGTGACGAACAGACGGTACTCACCGTCTGCCCGCTCTCCAACGTGCGCCTCAGGGTGGTCGAGCGCCTCGCGGATCACCCGTTGCCCCAGCTGCTGGCGGAGGGGCTCAATGTCACCCTCAACTCCGACGACCCGGCCTACTTCGGCGGCGGCCTGCTGGATAACTTCCTCGCCTGCCAGCGCGCCTTCGGTTGGGACGAGGCCACGTGCCGCCGCCTGGCCGGCAACGCCATCGAGGCGGCCTTCGTTGACGAGGGTCGCCGCGAGGAGCTGCGTCGCCTGCTGGCCGAGGCATAG
- the xdhA gene encoding xanthine dehydrogenase small subunit, translating into MIDFLLNGRPHRCEASPDTSVLELLRDTLGQTGTKEGCASGDCGACTVAIGERDADGRLQYQAINACITPAHQLHGRALVSVEGLARGADLHPAQAAMVAHHASQCGFCTPGIVMSLFTLHEARPTPQTPERLEAALGGNLCRCTGYRPIRDAALAMGDFPEARPEWLDLAVDATPPRQELEPEATFVQPTTLAALIDERRAHPEAPLVAGGTDLWLEVTQRLARLPRVVDVTRVAELATIVETTLEDGRAGWWIGAAVTYARLEPLLAGHYPAFAHMLHRLGSAQVRNRGTLGGNIANASPIGDTPPVLLALGARLWLTGPGKGTGMAERELPLDDFFLDYKKTALNSHQEHQGEVIRAIFLPRPEAGRQLRVWKLSKRREDDISALLGAFAWRLDGGVLRDVRLAFGGMAAIPKRATTAEAALEGQAPSPAAFAAARTALAEAFQPLSDVRGSADYRRLAAANLLERLRLVVTHGDQDPNESPSTREVMLDAYAR; encoded by the coding sequence ATGATCGACTTCCTGCTCAACGGGCGGCCCCACCGGTGTGAGGCCTCGCCCGACACCAGCGTGCTCGAGCTGCTGCGCGACACCCTCGGCCAGACCGGCACCAAGGAGGGCTGCGCCTCCGGCGACTGCGGCGCCTGCACCGTCGCCATCGGCGAGCGCGACGCCGATGGCCGGCTTCAGTATCAGGCCATCAACGCCTGCATCACCCCGGCCCACCAGCTCCACGGCCGCGCCCTGGTCAGCGTGGAGGGGCTGGCCCGGGGCGCTGACCTGCACCCCGCCCAGGCGGCCATGGTCGCGCATCACGCCAGCCAGTGCGGCTTCTGCACCCCGGGCATCGTGATGTCGCTCTTCACCCTGCACGAGGCGCGGCCGACTCCGCAGACCCCCGAGCGCCTGGAGGCGGCGCTAGGCGGCAACCTGTGCCGCTGCACCGGCTATCGCCCGATCCGCGATGCGGCGCTGGCCATGGGCGACTTCCCCGAGGCGCGCCCCGAGTGGCTCGACCTCGCCGTCGACGCCACGCCACCGCGACAGGAGCTGGAGCCCGAGGCCACCTTCGTCCAGCCGACCACCCTCGCGGCGCTGATCGATGAACGCCGCGCCCATCCCGAGGCGCCGCTCGTCGCCGGCGGCACCGATCTTTGGCTGGAGGTGACCCAGCGCCTGGCCCGCTTGCCGCGGGTGGTGGATGTCACCCGGGTCGCCGAGCTCGCGACTATCGTGGAGACGACCCTGGAGGATGGCCGCGCCGGCTGGTGGATCGGCGCTGCCGTGACCTACGCCCGCCTCGAGCCGCTGCTCGCCGGGCACTACCCGGCCTTCGCCCACATGCTGCACCGCCTGGGCTCGGCCCAGGTACGCAATCGCGGCACCCTGGGCGGCAACATCGCCAATGCCTCGCCCATCGGCGATACCCCGCCGGTACTGCTCGCCCTGGGCGCACGACTATGGCTGACGGGCCCCGGGAAGGGGACGGGAATGGCCGAACGCGAGCTGCCCCTCGACGACTTCTTCCTGGACTACAAGAAGACCGCCCTGAACTCGCACCAGGAGCACCAGGGCGAGGTGATCCGCGCCATCTTCCTGCCCCGCCCCGAGGCGGGACGCCAGCTCAGGGTCTGGAAGCTCTCCAAGCGTCGCGAGGACGACATCTCCGCGCTGCTGGGCGCCTTCGCCTGGCGCCTCGATGGGGGCGTGCTGCGCGACGTACGCCTCGCCTTCGGCGGCATGGCGGCGATTCCGAAGCGTGCCACGACCGCCGAGGCGGCGCTCGAGGGGCAGGCGCCGTCGCCCGCGGCCTTCGCGGCGGCCCGCACTGCCCTCGCGGAGGCGTTCCAGCCGCTGAGCGACGTGCGCGGCAGCGCCGACTACCGGCGCCTGGCGGCGGCCAACCTGCTGGAGCGCCTGCGCCTGGTGGTGACCCACGGCGACCAGGACCCGAACGAATCCCCAAGCACCCGGGAGGTGATGCTCGATGCGTACGCTCGCTAG
- the xdhB gene encoding xanthine dehydrogenase molybdopterin binding subunit, whose translation MRTLARLAQAAAPDTTHPKDRASTRRRAAGHACAHESAIKHVTGRAAYIDDLKVPADCLHLALALSPAAHGRLVHLDLEQVRTLPGVVDAVGFPDVPGHTDIGPVFPGDPLFVEEEISYAGQVLFAVAAESQRAAREAVKAALDAGVVEIDERPASLDAVAAAERGEFVRPSHVQQSGDWQAALTTAPLVVEGEQFVGGQEHFYLEGQACLVTPTEDEGVVVHTSNQHPSETQKLVAEVLGVPLHAVTVEVRRMGGGFGGKETQASPWACIAALISRRTGRAAKLRLPRAEDMRVTGKRHPFHNRYRLGVDERGVIQGGEISVIGDCGYSPDLSDAIVDRAMFHADNGYSLGQARVTGHRARTHFASNTAFRGFGGPQGMMAIEAAMDDIARRVGEDPLTIRKRNLYREAQDDIRRDITHYGQNVEQLGLLHALVERLEASSDYWARRREIAAFNAQSPVIKRGLALTPVKFGISFTAQHLNQAGALLHVYTDGSVQINHGGTEMGQGLHTKICQVVARELALDLDAVRITATRTDKVPNTSPTAASSGADLNGMAARDACLTLKARLFDFAAEHLYPGQALEREGMRLEDGHLVAGWGESERRIPWIELVQAAYFGRVSLSEKGFYATPLIHYDRQTGQGRPFYYFAFGAAVAEVRVDTLSGEYRVERVDILHDVGDSLNPAIDIGQVEGGFIQGMGWLTSEELRWNDAGRLISDGPASYKIPTFGDLPPVFNVELMEGHPNSMASLYRSKAVGEPPLMLAISVWSALRDALASLVDYRQAPRLDTPATPERVLMAAAALRRRGESTP comes from the coding sequence ATGCGTACGCTCGCTAGGCTGGCACAGGCCGCCGCACCGGATACGACCCACCCGAAAGATCGTGCGTCGACGCGGCGGCGCGCCGCCGGCCACGCCTGCGCCCACGAGAGCGCGATCAAGCATGTCACCGGTCGGGCCGCCTACATCGACGACCTCAAGGTGCCGGCGGACTGCCTGCACCTGGCGCTTGCCCTCTCGCCGGCGGCCCACGGCCGGCTCGTTCACCTCGACCTCGAGCAAGTCCGCACCCTGCCGGGCGTGGTGGATGCCGTCGGCTTTCCCGATGTGCCCGGCCACACCGATATCGGCCCGGTCTTCCCCGGCGACCCCCTCTTCGTGGAAGAGGAGATCAGCTACGCCGGCCAGGTACTCTTTGCGGTGGCCGCCGAGAGCCAGCGCGCCGCCCGCGAGGCGGTAAAGGCGGCCCTCGACGCCGGCGTCGTCGAGATCGACGAGCGCCCGGCGAGCCTCGATGCGGTGGCCGCCGCCGAACGCGGCGAGTTCGTGCGCCCCAGCCACGTGCAGCAGAGCGGCGACTGGCAGGCCGCCCTGACCACGGCCCCCTTGGTCGTGGAGGGCGAGCAGTTCGTCGGCGGCCAGGAGCACTTCTACCTGGAGGGCCAGGCCTGCCTGGTCACCCCCACCGAGGACGAGGGCGTGGTGGTGCACACCTCCAACCAGCACCCCAGCGAGACCCAGAAGCTGGTCGCCGAGGTGCTGGGGGTGCCCCTGCACGCGGTCACCGTGGAGGTGCGGCGCATGGGCGGCGGCTTCGGCGGCAAGGAGACCCAGGCCTCGCCGTGGGCCTGTATCGCCGCCCTGATCAGCCGACGCACCGGCCGCGCGGCCAAGCTGCGCCTGCCCCGCGCCGAGGACATGCGCGTCACCGGCAAGCGCCACCCCTTCCATAACCGCTACCGGCTGGGGGTGGACGAGCGAGGCGTGATCCAGGGGGGCGAGATCAGCGTGATCGGCGATTGCGGCTACTCACCGGATCTCTCGGACGCCATCGTCGACCGCGCCATGTTCCACGCCGACAACGGCTACTCCCTGGGCCAGGCCCGGGTCACCGGCCACCGGGCGCGGACCCATTTCGCCTCCAACACCGCCTTCCGCGGCTTCGGTGGTCCCCAGGGCATGATGGCGATCGAGGCGGCCATGGATGACATCGCCCGGCGCGTGGGCGAGGATCCGTTGACGATCCGCAAGCGCAACCTCTATCGCGAGGCGCAGGACGACATCCGCCGCGATATCACCCACTATGGCCAGAACGTGGAGCAGCTCGGCCTGCTGCATGCGCTGGTGGAGCGGCTGGAAGCGAGCAGCGACTACTGGGCGCGCCGCCGCGAGATCGCCGCCTTCAACGCCCAGAGCCCGGTGATCAAGCGCGGCCTGGCGCTGACCCCGGTGAAGTTCGGCATCTCCTTCACCGCCCAGCACCTCAACCAGGCGGGCGCCCTGCTCCACGTCTATACCGACGGCAGCGTGCAGATCAACCACGGCGGCACCGAGATGGGCCAGGGGCTGCACACCAAGATCTGCCAGGTGGTGGCCCGGGAACTGGCGCTCGACCTCGACGCCGTGCGCATCACCGCCACGCGCACCGACAAGGTGCCCAACACCTCGCCCACCGCCGCCTCCAGCGGCGCCGACCTCAACGGCATGGCCGCCCGCGACGCCTGCCTGACACTCAAGGCGCGGCTGTTCGACTTCGCCGCCGAGCATCTTTACCCAGGTCAGGCCCTCGAGCGCGAGGGCATGCGCCTGGAGGACGGCCACCTGGTGGCGGGCTGGGGGGAAAGCGAGCGGCGCATCCCCTGGATCGAACTGGTGCAGGCGGCCTACTTCGGCCGGGTCTCACTCTCCGAGAAGGGCTTCTACGCCACTCCCCTGATCCATTACGACCGCCAGACCGGCCAGGGGCGCCCCTTCTACTACTTCGCCTTCGGCGCCGCCGTGGCCGAGGTGCGCGTGGACACCCTGAGCGGCGAGTACCGGGTGGAGCGGGTCGACATCCTCCACGACGTCGGCGACTCCCTCAATCCGGCCATCGACATCGGCCAGGTGGAGGGCGGCTTCATCCAGGGCATGGGCTGGCTGACCAGCGAGGAGCTGCGCTGGAACGACGCCGGGCGGCTGATCTCCGATGGTCCCGCCAGCTACAAGATCCCCACCTTCGGCGACCTGCCGCCCGTGTTCAACGTCGAACTGATGGAGGGCCACCCCAACTCCATGGCCAGCCTCTACCGCTCCAAGGCGGTGGGCGAGCCGCCCCTCATGCTGGCCATCTCGGTGTGGTCGGCGCTGCGCGACGCCCTGGCGAGCCTGGTCGACTATCGCCAGGCGCCACGGCTCGACACCCCGGCCACCCCGGAGCGGGTGTTGATGGCCGCCGCGGCGCTGCGCCGCCGCGGGGAGTCGACACCATGA
- the xdhC gene encoding xanthine dehydrogenase accessory protein XdhC, with the protein MSARGESWHAALHRLQGEGLPHVLATQVTSAGSTPREPGARMVITLDAVYDTLGGGTFEWQTIEAARRRLDGLDGQPEPGMSLEAFSLGGRSGQCCGGFVNVLLEVFPGSPVTLALFGAGHVGREIVRLAEPLGWRILWHDSRDDAFPAWAGEIPRLDCRRTTGPAAAVAGLPAGCHALVMTHDHAEDRALVDALLRRDDTASLGLIGSRSKWASFRSRLSDAGHDAESLAQVRCPIGMSTGGTGGDKRPYAIALATLAELLPLTADAERPDQRGLDPAVLRDLF; encoded by the coding sequence ATGAGCGCGCGCGGCGAGAGCTGGCACGCTGCCCTGCACCGGCTGCAGGGCGAGGGACTGCCCCACGTCCTGGCCACCCAGGTCACCAGCGCCGGCTCCACCCCCCGGGAGCCCGGGGCGCGGATGGTGATCACCTTGGATGCCGTCTACGACACCCTGGGTGGCGGCACCTTCGAGTGGCAGACCATCGAGGCGGCCCGCCGCCGCCTGGACGGCCTCGATGGACAGCCAGAGCCCGGCATGAGCCTCGAGGCCTTCAGCCTCGGCGGGCGCAGCGGCCAGTGCTGCGGCGGCTTCGTCAATGTGCTGCTGGAGGTCTTCCCGGGCAGCCCGGTGACCCTGGCGCTATTCGGCGCCGGCCACGTCGGCCGCGAGATCGTGCGGCTGGCCGAGCCCCTGGGCTGGCGTATCCTGTGGCACGACAGCCGCGACGACGCCTTCCCGGCATGGGCCGGCGAGATCCCGCGCCTGGACTGCCGACGCACCACGGGGCCGGCCGCCGCCGTGGCCGGGCTGCCCGCCGGCTGCCACGCCCTGGTGATGACCCACGACCACGCCGAGGACCGCGCCCTGGTGGACGCACTGCTGCGTCGCGACGACACGGCCTCGCTGGGCCTGATCGGATCAAGGAGCAAGTGGGCCAGCTTCCGCTCGCGGCTGTCAGACGCCGGCCATGATGCCGAATCGCTGGCCCAGGTGCGCTGCCCGATCGGCATGTCGACAGGGGGGACGGGCGGCGACAAGCGCCCCTACGCCATCGCGCTTGCCACCCTCGCCGAGCTGCTGCCGCTGACGGCCGACGCTGAGCGCCCCGACCAGCGCGGCCTGGACCCCGCCGTGCTGCGTGACCTGTTCTAG
- a CDS encoding cytochrome c peroxidase — MLNKRLLVSAVAIGSALSISAPALADDGLSDYRDRFEPLPHLPPIPADNSLTAAKVELGNMLFFEPRISSSGVISCATCHNPALGWSDRIPRATGHDGQIGERNTPTVLNSGFLGSQFWDGREPDLEGQSLGPIEASVEMAMELGQALKRLEDFEVYQQKFAAAYPGDENPINADNLAHAIASFERTLNTPDSPFDRYLHGDLDALNEQQKDGMVAFVDNGCIACHRGPALTDSQFHRIQVPGSTDVGRFDVTGEESDRHRFRTPTLRNVAVTYPYMNNGATETLEEAVAIMGKEMLGRDFEEQTIADITAFLHTLTGEQPDYEVPALP; from the coding sequence ATGCTCAACAAGCGCCTGCTGGTCAGCGCCGTCGCCATCGGCTCGGCCCTTTCCATCTCGGCTCCGGCCCTGGCCGACGACGGGCTTAGCGACTATCGCGACCGCTTCGAGCCGCTGCCGCACCTGCCGCCGATCCCGGCGGACAACTCCCTCACCGCCGCCAAGGTAGAGCTCGGCAACATGCTGTTCTTCGAGCCGCGCATCTCCTCCAGCGGCGTGATCAGCTGTGCCACCTGCCACAACCCGGCGCTGGGCTGGAGCGATCGCATCCCTCGGGCCACCGGCCACGACGGCCAGATCGGCGAACGCAACACCCCCACGGTACTCAACTCAGGCTTCCTCGGCTCACAGTTCTGGGACGGCCGCGAGCCCGACCTCGAGGGGCAGTCCCTGGGTCCCATCGAGGCCAGCGTAGAGATGGCCATGGAACTGGGCCAGGCCCTGAAGCGTCTGGAGGACTTCGAGGTCTACCAGCAGAAGTTCGCTGCCGCCTACCCGGGCGACGAGAACCCGATCAATGCCGACAACCTGGCGCACGCCATCGCCAGCTTCGAGCGCACCCTCAATACCCCCGACTCACCCTTCGACCGCTACCTGCACGGCGACCTGGATGCCCTGAACGAGCAGCAGAAGGATGGCATGGTGGCCTTCGTGGACAACGGCTGCATCGCCTGCCACCGCGGCCCGGCGCTGACCGACAGCCAGTTCCACCGCATCCAGGTACCCGGCTCCACCGACGTCGGTCGCTTCGACGTCACCGGCGAGGAGAGCGATCGCCATCGCTTCCGTACCCCGACCCTGCGCAACGTCGCCGTCACCTACCCCTACATGAACAACGGCGCCACCGAGACCCTCGAGGAGGCCGTGGCCATCATGGGCAAGGAGATGCTGGGTCGTGACTTCGAGGAGCAGACCATCGCCGACATCACCGCCTTCCTGCACACCCTGACCGGCGAACAGCCGGACTATGAGGTGCCGGCCCTACCGTGA
- the guaD gene encoding guanine deaminase, with protein sequence MTNNDSRVLRAELLSFDADPGDDDTPAPGSVRHHPDGAVWIENGRIRAVDDYATLAPDLPPGIEIIDHRGKLITPGFIDSHVHYVQLEIIASYGRQLLDWLNDYTFPEELRFADPDHAAALSEAFLDELLRVGTTTAQVFCSSHPASVDAFFAASHRRGLRMLAGKVLMDRHAPAGLTDDLEGGIRDSERLIGDWHGKGRLGYSLTPRFAPTSTRAQLDATGALLRNDESLWLQTHLAENSGELDWVAELFPGSRDYLEVYERSGLVGPRSTFAHGIHLDQAMRGRLAERGANLAFCPSSNLFLGSGLFDRRAAREMDLNVTYASDVGGGTDLSGLATLKAAYQVGQLRGQPLTAWQGLYGLTLGNARALSLDKRIGRLAPGLDADLVVLDPAATPLLARRTARSRSLAETLFALMMMGDDRSVAETWAGGRLQHRRG encoded by the coding sequence ATGACGAACAACGACTCGCGCGTGCTGCGCGCCGAACTGCTGAGCTTCGATGCCGACCCCGGCGACGACGATACCCCGGCACCGGGCAGCGTGCGCCACCACCCCGATGGCGCGGTATGGATCGAGAACGGCCGCATCCGCGCCGTGGACGACTACGCCACCCTGGCCCCCGACCTGCCCCCCGGCATCGAGATCATCGATCACCGCGGCAAGCTGATCACCCCCGGCTTCATCGACAGCCATGTCCACTACGTGCAGCTGGAGATCATCGCCTCCTACGGGCGTCAGCTGCTCGATTGGCTGAACGACTACACCTTCCCCGAGGAGCTGCGCTTCGCCGACCCCGACCACGCCGCGGCGCTCTCCGAGGCCTTCCTCGATGAACTGCTACGAGTCGGCACCACCACCGCCCAGGTGTTCTGCTCCAGCCACCCCGCCTCGGTGGACGCCTTCTTCGCCGCCAGCCACCGCCGTGGCCTGCGCATGCTCGCCGGCAAGGTGCTGATGGACCGCCACGCCCCCGCGGGGCTCACCGACGACCTCGAGGGCGGCATCCGCGACAGCGAGCGACTGATCGGCGACTGGCACGGCAAGGGGCGTCTCGGCTACAGCCTGACCCCGCGCTTCGCCCCCACCTCCACCCGCGCGCAGCTCGACGCCACCGGGGCGCTGCTGCGCAACGACGAAAGCCTGTGGCTGCAGACCCATCTGGCCGAGAACAGCGGCGAACTCGACTGGGTAGCCGAGCTCTTCCCGGGCAGCCGCGACTACCTCGAGGTCTACGAGCGCTCCGGCCTGGTGGGGCCGCGCAGCACCTTCGCCCACGGCATCCACCTCGACCAGGCGATGCGCGGCCGGCTCGCCGAACGCGGCGCCAACCTCGCCTTCTGCCCCAGCTCCAACCTGTTCCTCGGTAGCGGCCTGTTCGATCGCCGGGCGGCGCGGGAGATGGACCTCAACGTCACCTACGCCAGCGACGTGGGCGGCGGCACCGACCTCTCGGGGCTGGCCACGCTGAAGGCCGCCTACCAGGTCGGCCAGCTGCGCGGCCAGCCGCTCACCGCCTGGCAGGGGCTCTACGGCCTGACCCTGGGCAACGCCCGGGCACTCTCGCTGGATAAGCGCATCGGCCGCCTGGCGCCGGGCCTGGATGCCGACCTGGTGGTCCTCGACCCCGCAGCCACGCCGCTGCTGGCGCGACGCACCGCGCGCAGCCGCAGCCTGGCCGAGACCCTCTTCGCGCTGATGATGATGGGCGACGATCGCAGCGTCGCCGAGACCTGGGCGGGCGGGCGCCTGCAGCATCGCCGCGGGTGA